The following are encoded in a window of Meiothermus sp. CFH 77666 genomic DNA:
- a CDS encoding aspartate aminotransferase family protein: MTIFEQFERHINPGLAGLLRFTGLDKVESHAEGVYVWDTEGKRYLDFLGLYGTLSLGHRHPKVVAAVKAQLDRMPMSVRVLVSEPATRLAARLAEITPGELSMVYFGNSGTEGVEAALKFARFYTGKPGFITTQGGYHGKTMGALSVTPREHYQLPARPLVPGVTVVPFGDAGALEAAIGPDTAAVIVEPIQGEGGIRVPPEGYLREVRRITREKGVVMIADEVQTGMGRTGRLWAVNWEEVEPDILVSAKALGGGVMPISATICRPEILSIYKTEPLIHSTTFGGNPLAAAAALAAIEVTLSEDIPSRAAQMGDYLLGQLVGLQKAYPEFIQEVRGRGLLVGLEFSDADIGAVVVAELATRGVLTAFGLNNPKVVRLEPPLIVERAHIDQCIEALDGALKATQLAFEGVL, from the coding sequence ATGACCATCTTCGAGCAGTTCGAGCGGCACATCAACCCCGGTCTGGCGGGGCTTTTGCGGTTTACCGGGCTGGACAAAGTGGAGTCCCATGCCGAGGGCGTGTATGTGTGGGACACCGAGGGCAAGCGCTACCTGGACTTTCTGGGGCTTTACGGCACCCTTTCGCTGGGGCATCGGCATCCGAAGGTGGTGGCGGCGGTCAAGGCGCAGCTCGACCGGATGCCCATGTCGGTGCGGGTGCTGGTCTCCGAGCCTGCCACTCGGCTGGCGGCCCGCCTGGCCGAGATCACCCCTGGCGAGCTTTCCATGGTGTACTTCGGCAACTCCGGCACCGAAGGGGTGGAGGCTGCGCTCAAGTTTGCCCGCTTCTACACGGGCAAGCCTGGCTTCATCACCACCCAGGGGGGCTACCACGGCAAGACCATGGGGGCCCTTTCGGTCACGCCCAGGGAGCACTACCAGCTCCCGGCGCGGCCCCTGGTGCCGGGCGTGACGGTGGTTCCCTTTGGCGATGCCGGGGCCCTCGAGGCTGCCATTGGCCCCGATACGGCAGCGGTCATTGTAGAGCCCATCCAGGGCGAAGGGGGCATCCGGGTGCCGCCCGAAGGGTATCTGCGCGAGGTGCGGCGCATTACCCGCGAAAAAGGCGTGGTGATGATTGCCGACGAGGTGCAGACCGGCATGGGCCGCACCGGCAGGCTCTGGGCGGTGAACTGGGAAGAGGTTGAGCCCGACATTCTGGTGAGCGCCAAGGCCCTGGGCGGTGGGGTGATGCCTATCTCGGCGACCATCTGCCGTCCGGAGATTCTGAGCATCTACAAAACCGAGCCCCTGATTCACTCCACCACCTTCGGCGGCAATCCGCTGGCGGCAGCGGCGGCCCTGGCGGCCATCGAGGTCACACTCTCCGAGGACATCCCCTCGAGGGCAGCCCAGATGGGCGATTATTTGCTGGGCCAACTGGTCGGGCTGCAAAAAGCCTACCCCGAGTTCATCCAGGAGGTGCGGGGGCGGGGTTTGCTGGTGGGCCTCGAGTTCAGCGACGCCGATATAGGCGCGGTGGTGGTGGCCGAACTGGCCACCCGAGGGGTGCTGACCGCCTTTGGCCTCAACAACCCCAAGGTGGTGCGCCTGGAGCCGCCTCTAATCGTTGAAAGAGCTCACATTGACCAGTGCATCGAGGCGCTGGATGGTGCCCTGAAAGCCACCCAGCTGGCCTTCGAGGGCGTATTGTAG
- the rnr gene encoding ribonuclease R — MLEQQIYAYFKKHPNKRFSLREVVRGLRLDKDQAKEALDLLVAEGKVLEPRRKLYELPEAQSRKGLEGRLQAHPAGFAFVIPTNPDRPDLYIPKGHLNGAWHGDLVRAEPRPPGRDGKPWGVVTEVLERANHQLVGRLYFKQGFAWLKPDDARLPALKLKPEGLEGLESGARLAARVVFPSGRKAQEPHGEISGYLGQGEGPEVETEAIIAKYELRSVFPPEVLAEAERIAHLDAKELARREDFRSLRVFTIDGPDAKDFDDAIHIELLSNGNYRVGIHIADVSHYVWEFSALDHEAYARATSVYLPGRVLPMLPEPLSNGICSLKPYEDRLVLSVLVELTPKGKVKNYRFAEGVIRSVARLTYPEVERFAATLEAPESLAEPVPPDWSQELKTDLIHLLQLTQTLKERRLEQGALDFHFTEVKVEVDEDGNLHLIPQQEPRARSLIEELMLLANRTVAQHLSERQIPALFRVHEDPSEEAFNKLVAALGKLGYSLPGGELSPKALQSILKKAEGRPEAPVISTLLLRSLRLARYAAENLGHFGLAAEHYLHFTSPIRRYPDLVVHRVLRALLRRKAGPAQREDWAKRFPKIAEHTSERERAAENAERELTKYYQCLWAQRHQGETHRGTVSGVTGFGLFVSLSNGVEGMIRLGALEDDHYHYHEDLLALEGLRTKRRIRIGDEMEVKIAGANPSARQIDFVPTEKFYQDKTQTNPEQSARKNRKKKPAKRSRPASAQQPEPALPAQRSRKVVATEPKSPAPHARARSRRVVGPPDERRGFSKPVKVRAQKIYFGAWGGETANAPAQEKPKAQKKRRKRR; from the coding sequence ATGCTCGAACAGCAGATTTACGCATACTTTAAAAAACACCCCAACAAGCGTTTCAGCCTGCGTGAGGTGGTGCGGGGCTTGCGGCTCGACAAAGACCAAGCCAAGGAAGCCCTGGATTTGCTGGTGGCCGAGGGCAAGGTTCTGGAGCCCCGTCGCAAGCTCTACGAACTGCCCGAAGCCCAGTCCCGCAAAGGCCTGGAGGGTCGGTTGCAGGCCCACCCGGCGGGTTTTGCCTTCGTCATCCCGACCAATCCCGACCGGCCCGACCTGTACATCCCCAAAGGCCACCTGAACGGGGCCTGGCATGGCGACCTGGTGCGGGCCGAACCCCGCCCTCCGGGCCGCGACGGCAAGCCCTGGGGGGTGGTTACGGAAGTACTGGAGCGGGCGAACCATCAGCTGGTGGGCCGCCTCTACTTCAAACAGGGTTTTGCCTGGCTCAAGCCGGACGATGCCCGGCTGCCGGCCCTCAAACTGAAGCCCGAGGGGCTCGAGGGGCTGGAAAGTGGCGCCCGACTGGCTGCCCGGGTGGTATTTCCCAGCGGACGCAAGGCCCAGGAGCCCCACGGGGAGATATCGGGCTACCTGGGTCAGGGCGAGGGCCCCGAGGTCGAAACCGAGGCCATCATTGCCAAATACGAGCTAAGGAGCGTGTTTCCGCCCGAAGTTCTGGCCGAAGCCGAACGTATTGCCCATCTGGACGCCAAGGAGCTGGCACGGCGCGAAGACTTCCGCTCGCTACGGGTTTTTACCATCGACGGCCCCGACGCCAAAGATTTCGACGATGCCATCCACATAGAGCTCCTTTCCAACGGCAACTACCGGGTGGGTATCCACATTGCCGATGTCTCGCATTACGTGTGGGAGTTTTCTGCGCTCGACCACGAAGCCTATGCCCGGGCGACCAGCGTCTATCTGCCGGGCCGGGTGCTGCCCATGCTGCCCGAACCGCTTTCCAACGGTATCTGCTCGCTCAAGCCTTACGAAGACCGGCTGGTGCTTTCGGTGCTGGTAGAGCTCACCCCCAAAGGAAAGGTCAAAAATTACCGCTTTGCCGAAGGGGTCATCCGCAGTGTGGCCCGCCTGACCTACCCCGAGGTAGAGCGGTTTGCGGCCACGCTTGAAGCGCCGGAAAGTCTTGCAGAGCCGGTTCCGCCTGACTGGAGCCAGGAACTCAAAACCGACCTGATACATTTGCTTCAACTGACCCAGACCCTCAAGGAACGCCGTCTGGAGCAGGGTGCGCTTGATTTTCACTTCACCGAGGTTAAGGTAGAGGTTGACGAGGACGGCAACCTGCATCTGATTCCCCAGCAAGAACCCAGAGCCCGCAGTTTGATTGAAGAACTGATGCTGCTGGCCAACCGCACGGTGGCCCAGCACCTTTCCGAACGGCAGATTCCCGCACTCTTTCGGGTGCACGAAGACCCCAGCGAGGAGGCTTTCAACAAGCTGGTGGCGGCGCTGGGCAAGCTGGGCTACAGCCTGCCGGGGGGCGAGCTCAGCCCCAAGGCGCTGCAAAGCATCCTGAAAAAAGCCGAGGGCCGACCCGAGGCGCCAGTGATTTCGACCCTGCTGCTGCGCTCCCTTCGCCTGGCCCGTTATGCTGCCGAAAACCTGGGACACTTTGGCCTGGCTGCCGAACACTACCTGCACTTTACCAGCCCCATCCGCCGCTACCCCGACCTGGTGGTGCACCGGGTGCTGCGGGCGCTTCTGCGCCGCAAAGCGGGGCCGGCCCAGCGAGAAGACTGGGCCAAGCGTTTCCCCAAAATTGCCGAGCACACCTCCGAGCGGGAGCGGGCCGCCGAAAACGCCGAGCGCGAGCTGACCAAGTACTACCAGTGCCTGTGGGCCCAGCGTCACCAGGGCGAGACCCACCGGGGCACGGTTTCGGGCGTGACCGGCTTTGGGCTGTTTGTGAGCCTCAGCAACGGGGTTGAAGGCATGATCCGACTGGGCGCCCTCGAGGACGACCACTACCACTACCACGAAGACCTGCTGGCCCTCGAGGGTCTGCGAACAAAGCGCCGAATTCGCATTGGAGACGAGATGGAAGTGAAAATAGCCGGGGCCAACCCTTCGGCCCGCCAGATAGACTTTGTGCCCACCGAGAAGTTTTATCAGGATAAGACCCAGACGAACCCAGAGCAAAGTGCCAGGAAAAACCGAAAAAAGAAGCCAGCAAAGCGTTCCAGGCCGGCCTCAGCGCAGCAACCTGAGCCTGCTCTGCCCGCCCAGCGCTCGCGCAAGGTGGTAGCCACCGAGCCCAAAAGCCCGGCCCCGCACGCCAGGGCTCGCTCGAGGCGGGTGGTGGGGCCCCCTGACGAACGCCGGGGGTTCAGCAAGCCGGTCAAGGTCAGGGCGCAGAAGATTTACTTTGGCGCCTGGGGCGGGGAAACGGCCAACGCGCCTGCCCAGGAGAAACCAAAAGCCCAAAAGAAACGTCGCAAACGGCGGTGA
- a CDS encoding thioesterase family protein codes for MTVRLPITVRYAETDAMGVVHHSSYVVWLEAARVEWLEQIGLPYTQIEAQGLAFAVIELGLTYRNPARFGDRVEVETWLSEASSRTLRYRYRVWRGETLLAEGFTRHLCQDARGKAVRIPQNIADPLAAHLRPSS; via the coding sequence ATGACGGTTCGCCTTCCCATCACCGTTCGCTACGCCGAGACCGATGCCATGGGCGTGGTGCACCACAGCAGCTATGTGGTCTGGCTCGAGGCCGCCCGGGTGGAGTGGCTCGAGCAGATCGGCCTGCCCTACACCCAGATCGAAGCCCAGGGACTGGCTTTTGCGGTCATTGAACTTGGCCTGACCTACCGCAACCCGGCCCGCTTCGGGGATCGGGTCGAGGTCGAGACCTGGCTCTCAGAGGCTTCCTCTCGCACCCTGCGCTACCGGTACCGGGTGTGGCGGGGTGAAACCTTACTGGCCGAGGGTTTTACAAGGCATCTTTGTCAGGATGCACGGGGCAAGGCGGTGCGAATCCCGCAGAACATTGCAGACCCCCTGGCGGCACACCTGCGTCCGTCGAGCTGA
- the coaE gene encoding dephospho-CoA kinase (Dephospho-CoA kinase (CoaE) performs the final step in coenzyme A biosynthesis.), giving the protein MRLIGLTGSIGSGKSTVAQRLRELGVLVLDADEYAREGATALKAEICRAFPEVCREGAIDRAALGRRVFADPEARRRLEALLHPYVRRRMREETEKALSAGQKIVVHDIPLLFETGREADFAGVLVVAAPTELRKARVMARSGLSEAEFNARDQSQMPQEEKVRRATWVIWNDADQETLRERVDAWYREVAR; this is encoded by the coding sequence ATGCGCTTGATTGGCCTGACAGGGAGTATTGGTAGCGGCAAGAGCACGGTGGCGCAGCGCCTGCGGGAACTGGGCGTGCTGGTACTGGATGCCGACGAGTACGCCCGGGAAGGAGCCACAGCCCTCAAGGCGGAAATTTGCCGCGCATTTCCGGAGGTCTGCCGGGAAGGGGCGATAGACCGAGCGGCCCTGGGCCGGCGGGTGTTTGCCGACCCCGAGGCCCGCCGGCGGCTCGAGGCCCTCCTGCACCCCTACGTGCGCCGCCGGATGCGCGAGGAGACCGAGAAAGCCCTCTCGGCGGGTCAGAAGATAGTAGTACACGACATCCCCCTGTTGTTCGAGACGGGGCGTGAAGCCGACTTTGCGGGCGTGCTGGTGGTGGCAGCGCCGACCGAACTGCGCAAGGCCCGGGTCATGGCCCGTAGCGGCTTGAGTGAGGCCGAGTTCAACGCCCGCGACCAGAGCCAGATGCCTCAAGAAGAGAAGGTGCGCCGGGCCACCTGGGTGATCTGGAACGATGCCGACCAAGAGACCCTGCGGGAGCGGGTGGATGCCTGGTACCGGGAGGTGGCACGATGA
- a CDS encoding CAP domain-containing protein, whose translation MRWLLSTAIALLAACTSSPRVLYTPADFQTALNAVNQARAVARTCTSGSNTQSYAAAPALSWNGLLGEVARQRAEHIRQTGEFSHYEGSSSTFAVATRSQQNGYRYREIRENLAQGYSTATDAVNAWLASTQGHCNTLMAPNLREMGMVKAGDYWVLVAAEPQ comes from the coding sequence ATGCGCTGGCTACTTTCTACCGCGATCGCCCTCCTGGCGGCCTGCACCAGTAGCCCCAGGGTTCTGTACACCCCTGCCGATTTTCAGACTGCGCTGAATGCGGTCAATCAGGCTCGAGCCGTCGCCCGCACCTGTACCAGTGGCAGCAACACCCAATCGTACGCAGCCGCCCCGGCCCTCTCCTGGAACGGTCTGCTGGGGGAGGTAGCCCGCCAGCGCGCCGAACACATCAGACAAACCGGGGAGTTTAGCCACTATGAGGGCTCGAGCTCCACCTTTGCAGTGGCCACCCGCAGCCAGCAGAACGGCTACCGCTACAGGGAAATCCGCGAGAACCTGGCCCAGGGTTATAGCACTGCAACAGACGCGGTAAATGCCTGGCTGGCCAGTACCCAGGGCCACTGCAACACCCTAATGGCCCCAAACCTGCGCGAGATGGGCATGGTAAAGGCGGGCGACTACTGGGTGCTGGTGGCCGCCGAGCCGCAGTAG
- a CDS encoding helical backbone metal receptor, translating into MKLVHDWLGPLELPDEPRRMVSLAPNVTETLFALGLGARVVGRSAFCYRPAGTLARPVVSSYTRLRWELLDSLKPDLVLISTGVQRDLLQELHRRGYPIFPVPLPNSPYGILENIVLVGALLGVAEQATQLVAQLSRRYGALYQSLPPYRVYLEFDLGGPITVGRGSYVGEALRHLGLQNIFAMHPQSYFAPDLAEVIEREPELVIYEPKPHRSRPHEKARRLMLERNWSYPLVVTGGDELAHYGPGFFDYLEVLVAQIRTSMADSL; encoded by the coding sequence ATGAAGCTGGTGCACGACTGGCTGGGCCCCCTCGAGCTGCCCGATGAACCCCGGCGCATGGTGTCGCTGGCCCCCAACGTTACCGAGACGCTGTTTGCCCTGGGCCTGGGGGCGCGGGTGGTGGGGCGCAGTGCTTTCTGCTACCGCCCGGCAGGCACGCTGGCGAGGCCGGTGGTCTCGAGCTATACCCGCCTGCGCTGGGAGCTCTTAGACAGCCTGAAGCCCGACCTGGTGCTCATCAGCACCGGGGTACAGCGCGACCTGCTCCAGGAGCTTCACCGCCGGGGCTACCCCATTTTTCCGGTGCCCCTGCCAAATAGCCCCTACGGCATTCTGGAAAACATTGTGCTGGTGGGGGCTTTGCTGGGAGTAGCTGAGCAGGCCACCCAACTGGTAGCTCAGCTCTCGCGGCGCTATGGGGCGCTCTACCAGAGCCTGCCGCCCTACCGGGTCTACCTCGAGTTCGACCTGGGTGGCCCCATCACGGTGGGGCGGGGTAGCTACGTGGGGGAAGCCTTGCGGCACCTGGGTTTACAAAATATCTTTGCCATGCACCCCCAGAGCTACTTTGCGCCCGACCTGGCCGAGGTGATCGAGCGTGAACCGGAGCTGGTGATTTATGAGCCCAAGCCCCACCGCTCCCGTCCCCACGAAAAAGCCCGGCGCCTTATGCTCGAGCGAAACTGGTCCTACCCGCTGGTGGTGACCGGCGGGGATGAACTGGCCCACTACGGCCCGGGTTTTTTTGACTACCTGGAGGTGCTGGTAGCGCAGATACGTACGTCTATGGCCGATAGTCTATAG
- the trmFO gene encoding methylenetetrahydrofolate--tRNA-(uracil(54)-C(5))-methyltransferase (FADH(2)-oxidizing) TrmFO, producing MTRVHVIGAGLSGVEAAYTAARLGVQVRLYEMRPARMTPAHQTPRFAELVCSNSLGGEGETNAKGLLQAEMRAAGSLVMHAADRHRVPAGGALAVEREGFSQEITELLEAHPRIEVIREELQSIPTDGVTVLATGPLTSDALAEHLRSLLGDEFLGFYDAAAPVVLGESINLEVAYRAGRYGQSADYLNCPLNEEQYRHFYEVLTQARRHTPHDWEKLEFFEGCMPIEEIARRGYDTPRFGPMKPVGLPDPRTGQEPYAVVQLRAEDRRGQMWSLVGFQTGLKWGDQKSVVQSIPGLENAEIVRYGVMHRNTYLCAPRLIEPTLQFRMRRHLLVAGVLSGVEGYLESAATGFLAGLNAARLALGQEPLLPPEETMLGGLVRYLSSANPDNFQPMNANWGLVPADTGKGKKAEKRARMFQRGLQSFREWVARAMPAEPVDHAVFT from the coding sequence ATGACGCGGGTTCATGTAATTGGAGCCGGTTTGTCGGGGGTGGAGGCCGCCTACACTGCAGCCCGCCTGGGGGTTCAGGTCAGGTTATACGAGATGCGGCCTGCGCGCATGACCCCGGCCCACCAGACCCCTCGTTTTGCCGAGCTGGTTTGCTCGAATAGCCTGGGCGGCGAGGGCGAGACCAACGCCAAAGGGCTCCTGCAAGCCGAGATGCGGGCGGCGGGTTCCCTGGTGATGCACGCGGCGGATCGGCACCGGGTACCCGCAGGGGGTGCGCTGGCGGTAGAGCGGGAAGGTTTCTCGCAGGAGATAACCGAGCTGCTCGAGGCCCATCCCCGGATTGAGGTCATCCGAGAGGAGCTGCAAAGCATTCCCACCGACGGCGTTACCGTACTGGCTACCGGCCCCCTGACCTCTGACGCCCTGGCCGAGCACCTGCGCTCGTTGCTGGGCGACGAGTTCCTGGGCTTCTACGACGCCGCTGCGCCGGTGGTGCTGGGCGAGAGCATCAACCTGGAAGTCGCCTACCGCGCCGGTCGCTATGGTCAGAGCGCGGATTACCTCAATTGCCCCCTGAACGAAGAGCAGTACCGACACTTCTACGAAGTGCTGACCCAGGCCCGTCGACACACGCCGCACGACTGGGAGAAGCTCGAGTTCTTCGAAGGCTGCATGCCCATCGAAGAGATCGCCCGCCGAGGCTACGATACCCCCCGCTTTGGCCCCATGAAGCCGGTGGGCTTGCCCGATCCCAGAACCGGCCAGGAACCCTATGCTGTGGTGCAACTGCGCGCCGAGGATCGGCGGGGTCAGATGTGGAGCCTGGTCGGCTTCCAGACTGGTCTCAAATGGGGCGACCAGAAGAGTGTGGTGCAAAGCATCCCGGGCCTGGAGAATGCCGAGATTGTGCGTTATGGCGTGATGCACCGCAATACCTATCTGTGCGCGCCCCGGCTGATCGAACCCACCTTACAGTTTCGAATGCGCCGCCATCTGTTGGTGGCCGGGGTACTGAGCGGGGTGGAGGGTTACCTCGAGTCCGCCGCAACAGGTTTCCTGGCGGGCCTTAACGCCGCCCGACTGGCCCTGGGCCAAGAACCCCTGCTGCCCCCCGAAGAGACCATGCTGGGCGGCCTGGTGCGCTACCTCTCGAGCGCCAACCCCGACAACTTTCAGCCCATGAACGCCAACTGGGGGCTGGTTCCTGCTGATACTGGCAAAGGTAAAAAAGCCGAGAAGCGGGCCCGGATGTTCCAGCGCGGTTTGCAGTCTTTTCGGGAATGGGTTGCTCGGGCAATGCCTGCCGAGCCGGTGGATCATGCCGTCTTTACTTGA
- the glmM gene encoding phosphoglucosamine mutase, whose translation MERKYFGTDGVRGVAGEPPLTPEFVLKLGQAAGAFFKSTVKRPVILLGKDTRQSCDMLEAALAAGLMSQGVRVEHLGVLPTPGVAYLARALGATAGVMISASHNPYQDNGIKFFSAAGDKLPDEAEAEIEGLLDRAFKTDGIGTVSDFREAERMYLDFLASKGGSLEGLKVALDTANGATFRLAHRLFQRLGAEVFVMFNTPDGRNINKGCGSTHPEFLRQQVVEMGFDVGVAFDGDGDRAILVDRRGREFHGDHVLYLNAMVRCEPGVVGTLMSNMGLEVKLREAGINFYRTAVGDRYVYEKLKASALTLGGEQSGHVLFLDHAPTGDGMLTAILTLKAMRESGRDLAEWYEALPMYPQLLKNVRVRDKHSLMKNSELHAAIQQAESQLAGQGRVNVRPSGTESLVRVMVEGPAELIEKVSAELVATVERLDSAS comes from the coding sequence ATGGAACGGAAGTACTTTGGAACCGATGGGGTGCGGGGGGTGGCGGGGGAGCCCCCGCTCACGCCTGAATTTGTACTCAAGCTGGGTCAGGCTGCCGGTGCATTTTTCAAAAGCACGGTCAAGAGGCCGGTGATTCTGCTGGGCAAGGATACCCGCCAGTCCTGCGATATGCTCGAGGCCGCCCTGGCTGCCGGGCTGATGTCCCAGGGGGTGCGGGTGGAGCACCTGGGCGTGCTGCCGACCCCCGGCGTGGCCTACCTGGCCCGTGCGCTGGGGGCTACCGCCGGGGTGATGATCTCGGCCAGCCACAACCCCTACCAGGACAACGGCATCAAGTTCTTCAGCGCCGCTGGCGACAAACTGCCCGACGAGGCCGAGGCCGAGATTGAGGGACTGCTCGACCGGGCCTTCAAGACCGATGGCATCGGTACGGTCTCCGACTTCCGCGAGGCCGAGCGGATGTATCTGGACTTTCTGGCTTCCAAGGGCGGTAGCCTGGAAGGGCTCAAGGTCGCCCTCGATACTGCCAACGGGGCTACTTTTCGCCTGGCGCATCGGCTGTTTCAGCGGTTGGGGGCCGAGGTCTTTGTGATGTTCAACACCCCCGATGGGCGCAACATCAACAAGGGCTGTGGCTCCACCCACCCGGAGTTTTTGCGGCAGCAGGTGGTGGAGATGGGCTTCGACGTGGGGGTGGCCTTCGATGGCGACGGTGACCGGGCCATCCTGGTAGACCGCCGGGGGCGCGAGTTCCACGGCGACCACGTGTTGTACCTGAATGCCATGGTTCGGTGCGAGCCGGGGGTGGTGGGCACCCTGATGAGCAACATGGGCCTCGAGGTCAAGCTGCGAGAAGCCGGTATCAACTTCTACCGCACCGCTGTAGGCGACCGCTACGTCTACGAGAAGCTCAAAGCCTCGGCCCTCACCCTGGGCGGTGAGCAGAGCGGCCATGTGCTGTTCCTCGACCACGCCCCTACCGGCGACGGCATGCTCACGGCTATCCTGACCCTGAAGGCCATGCGCGAGTCCGGGCGCGACCTGGCCGAATGGTACGAGGCCCTGCCGATGTACCCCCAGCTCCTCAAAAACGTGCGGGTACGCGATAAGCACAGCCTGATGAAAAACAGCGAGCTTCACGCAGCCATCCAGCAGGCCGAAAGCCAGCTGGCCGGTCAGGGCCGGGTCAACGTGCGGCCCTCGGGCACCGAGTCGCTGGTGCGGGTAATGGTGGAAGGCCCAGCAGAACTGATCGAGAAGGTTTCGGCGGAGCTGGTTGCTACCGTAGAGCGCCTCGACAGCGCGTCCTGA